One region of Mucilaginibacter gotjawali genomic DNA includes:
- a CDS encoding Hsp20/alpha crystallin family protein encodes MFGNYNSARGAQGCGHAFGKHGRFRGEHFRRPKYNLPINIADNETNFEVYVYAPGYAKENIRLSVQDDILYISGTRTVDEENLPNFSKQEYPIKSFERMLNLNGQVDIAAISAKQEDGVLIITLPKNAGAQKPSQEIPVN; translated from the coding sequence ATGTTTGGAAATTATAATTCAGCAAGGGGCGCACAAGGTTGCGGCCATGCATTTGGAAAACACGGCCGTTTTAGGGGTGAGCATTTTCGCCGGCCAAAATATAACCTGCCAATAAACATCGCCGATAACGAAACCAATTTTGAGGTTTATGTTTATGCACCTGGTTATGCAAAGGAAAACATCAGGTTATCGGTGCAGGATGATATTCTATACATCAGCGGCACACGTACGGTTGACGAAGAAAACCTGCCGAACTTCAGCAAACAGGAATACCCGATCAAATCATTTGAAAGAATGCTGAACTTAAACGGGCAGGTAGATATTGCCGCCATCAGCGCGAAACAGGAAGATGGGGTGCTTATCATCACCTTACCCAAAAATGCCGGAGCGCAGAAGCCGTCGCAGGAAATTCCGGTTAATTAG
- a CDS encoding RNA polymerase sigma factor, whose amino-acid sequence MIERSKNIVKAVSDYGKGLFNFIRRKVPNEADAEDILQEVWYQLSNIDDKDEILSLRGWLFKVARNKIIDKGRKKTEQLIDDLVKTEDEDDVDFADILLPDDDDPESVYLKELFWEELFEALDELPEKQKQVFIWNELEDKTLQQIADETGERLKTIISRKGYAVKYLRSRLQTLYNEFLDY is encoded by the coding sequence ATGATTGAAAGATCAAAAAATATTGTGAAAGCGGTTAGCGATTATGGCAAGGGACTTTTTAACTTTATACGGAGAAAAGTACCTAACGAAGCTGACGCGGAAGATATTTTGCAGGAAGTTTGGTATCAATTAAGTAATATTGACGACAAGGACGAAATTTTATCTTTGCGCGGCTGGTTGTTTAAGGTAGCACGAAATAAGATAATTGACAAAGGCAGAAAAAAAACCGAACAACTGATAGACGACCTTGTTAAAACTGAGGATGAAGATGATGTTGATTTTGCGGATATATTGCTGCCGGATGATGACGACCCGGAATCGGTTTACCTGAAAGAATTGTTTTGGGAGGAATTGTTTGAAGCGCTGGACGAATTGCCCGAAAAACAAAAACAGGTTTTTATATGGAACGAACTTGAAGATAAAACACTGCAGCAAATTGCGGATGAAACAGGGGAGAGGTTAAAAACCATCATCTCCAGGAAAGGATATGCGGTTAAATATTTGCGCAGCCGTTTGCAAACGTTGTATAATGAATTTTTAGACTATTAA
- a CDS encoding YdcF family protein has product MFFFFSKILEFFIYPLTWILALLIAGIIVKKQARKKWLFIAATALLLIFSNDFLFNEFARSWDVQPAPLTNTTYSCAIVLGGFSSEGKNKQAFFNISSDRFIQGLKLITTGKVSHLLITGGNGGLIHDSFEESDWVKTQLKTFKVPDSCILVEDRSRNTIENAAFTKPILLKAHLKPPYLLVTSGFHMRRSLGIFKKEDIPVIPYPCNYLGGQGNPSPVDIVPDAYVFGLWNYYAKEVVGTMVNKLR; this is encoded by the coding sequence ATGTTTTTTTTCTTCTCAAAAATCCTTGAATTTTTCATCTACCCATTAACCTGGATCCTGGCATTGTTAATAGCGGGCATCATTGTAAAAAAACAAGCCCGTAAAAAATGGTTGTTTATTGCAGCAACAGCGCTGCTCCTTATCTTTTCAAATGATTTTTTATTTAATGAGTTTGCCCGCAGCTGGGATGTTCAACCAGCACCACTAACAAACACCACCTATAGTTGCGCCATTGTTTTGGGTGGATTTTCGTCCGAAGGAAAAAATAAACAGGCGTTTTTTAATATCTCGTCCGACCGTTTTATACAAGGGCTTAAGTTAATTACTACGGGCAAAGTTTCGCACCTATTGATCACCGGGGGAAATGGTGGGCTGATACATGATAGTTTCGAAGAAAGCGATTGGGTAAAAACCCAATTAAAAACATTTAAAGTTCCTGATAGCTGTATTTTGGTTGAAGACAGGAGCCGCAATACTATTGAAAATGCTGCATTTACAAAACCAATACTGTTGAAAGCGCACTTAAAGCCCCCTTATTTATTGGTCACTTCGGGGTTTCACATGCGTCGTTCGCTGGGTATTTTCAAAAAGGAAGATATACCTGTAATACCTTACCCCTGCAATTATCTTGGCGGGCAGGGTAATCCCTCGCCCGTCGACATCGTTCCGGATGCCTATGTTTTTGGATTGTGGAATTACTACGCCAAGGAAGTTGTAGGCACGATGGTAAATAAATTGAGATAA
- a CDS encoding PAS domain S-box protein, with translation MINNESERIEEVHKYLKLDLNKSKELQDIVDLASEICDKPIALITLLDEDVNWLKVRSGGDIEVAPRDTSFCQFSIQQDDVMVVGDALNDKRFDDNPMVHSDPHIRFYAGAPLVLNNGFKLGTLCLFDFKPNSLNSLQQKALTVLSRQAAFLMELELSKQQLKQQIAETEVKNEALIRIAYMQSHDVRQPLTIIMGLVSLIQENLHAVDTEWLEMMTASTNNLDGKIKAIVKESMSDKDLKLIRFNRMIEEIEDYAILMLDENGYIENWNKGAELLKGYIATEAIGQNFKIFYTQEDRSNSKPEKLIAEAAEFGVAKDEGWRVRKNGTMFWGKIVITAIHNEKNEVIGFTKVTRDLSPQMAPVRVA, from the coding sequence ATGATAAATAACGAGAGCGAAAGAATTGAGGAGGTTCATAAATACTTAAAACTTGATCTAAACAAATCAAAGGAGCTTCAGGACATTGTTGATCTGGCTTCAGAAATATGCGATAAACCTATAGCCCTGATAACTTTATTGGATGAAGACGTAAACTGGTTAAAAGTACGGTCGGGGGGTGATATAGAAGTTGCGCCGCGGGATACCTCATTTTGCCAGTTCAGTATCCAGCAGGACGATGTTATGGTCGTTGGGGACGCCTTAAATGATAAACGTTTCGACGATAACCCGATGGTGCATTCCGATCCCCACATCCGGTTTTATGCAGGCGCTCCGCTGGTACTAAATAATGGGTTTAAACTCGGCACACTTTGTTTGTTTGATTTCAAACCTAATAGCCTTAATTCACTTCAGCAAAAAGCGTTAACAGTGCTTTCAAGACAAGCGGCGTTTTTGATGGAACTGGAATTAAGCAAACAGCAGTTAAAGCAACAGATAGCAGAAACAGAAGTGAAAAATGAAGCTTTGATAAGAATTGCTTATATGCAATCACATGACGTGAGGCAGCCTTTAACTATAATAATGGGTTTGGTTAGCTTGATACAGGAGAACCTGCATGCTGTTGACACGGAATGGTTGGAGATGATGACCGCATCAACAAATAACCTGGACGGCAAAATAAAGGCCATTGTAAAAGAGTCAATGTCAGATAAGGATTTAAAACTCATTCGTTTTAACAGGATGATTGAGGAAATAGAGGATTATGCCATCCTGATGCTGGATGAAAACGGCTATATCGAAAATTGGAACAAAGGCGCCGAACTGTTGAAGGGATATATCGCTACCGAAGCTATAGGGCAAAATTTTAAAATATTTTATACCCAGGAAGACAGGAGCAATTCAAAACCTGAAAAGCTGATCGCTGAGGCGGCTGAATTTGGCGTTGCCAAAGATGAGGGATGGCGGGTCCGGAAAAATGGTACTATGTTTTGGGGCAAGATTGTCATTACCGCTATCCATAACGAAAAAAACGAGGTTATTGGATTTACAAAAGTGACACGGGATTTAAGCCCCCAAATGGCACCCGTGCGCGTAGCTTAA
- a CDS encoding peptidase encodes MTYCLGIKVKEGLIALADTRITSGTEITTKKKITITQKDNFSLFIMTSGLRSVRDKAVVYFNELLETKEYNKLYKAVNAFGEQVKRVAKEDKESLEKAGFKFDLNTIIGGQLADDDEHKLFQLYPEGNWVELGQGAPYVIIGNSGHGKAILNRILDEDSSLKLSLKTGFLSFDSTRVSANNVDFPIDVVVYHKDSFHIIEKRYEKKDLEYISTQWAEELKAALEHISEEWMDTAFDELD; translated from the coding sequence ATGACCTATTGCTTAGGAATAAAAGTTAAAGAAGGCTTGATCGCTTTGGCAGATACCCGTATAACATCCGGTACAGAGATCACTACCAAAAAAAAGATCACTATTACACAGAAGGACAATTTTTCCCTTTTCATCATGACCAGCGGATTACGTTCGGTAAGGGATAAGGCAGTTGTTTATTTTAACGAATTACTGGAAACCAAAGAATATAATAAATTGTACAAAGCGGTAAACGCCTTTGGAGAACAGGTAAAAAGGGTTGCCAAAGAGGATAAAGAGTCATTAGAAAAAGCCGGCTTTAAATTTGACTTGAACACCATTATCGGCGGCCAACTCGCCGATGATGATGAACATAAACTTTTCCAGTTATACCCCGAGGGTAATTGGGTAGAACTCGGGCAGGGGGCGCCTTATGTGATTATTGGTAATTCGGGACACGGAAAGGCCATTTTAAATCGTATCTTAGATGAAGATTCGAGTTTAAAGTTGTCTCTTAAAACAGGGTTCCTTTCTTTTGACTCTACCCGCGTAAGCGCTAACAATGTTGATTTTCCGATTGACGTCGTAGTGTACCATAAGGATAGCTTTCATATTATTGAGAAACGTTACGAGAAAAAGGACCTGGAGTACATCTCCACCCAATGGGCCGAGGAATTAAAAGCCGCCCTCGAACATATATCAGAAGAATGGATGGATACCGCTTTTGACGAACTGGATTAG
- a CDS encoding transglutaminase-like domain-containing protein yields MKFNVLAEMEYSARSAGTIILNIHALRTPHQTVISETFATDPYIKVEELTSVHGENRLMRFEIEEAGTIKVNYQATIDNLCEVKDFTEVTEVPVAHMDHTIFPYLYPSRYCQSDKLYRLAHNLFGHIYNPFEKVATLTNWIHRNVLYLSGSTNSQTSAFDTVTEQAGVCRDFAHLGIALCRALTIPARYFTGYAYQLKPADFHACFEAYIGNEWVLFDATRLVPLNGLLKIASGRDAADTAIANIFGDVLFTSMLVSCELAEDGFTPFYYEDGQLKGLSYL; encoded by the coding sequence ATGAAATTCAACGTCCTCGCTGAAATGGAATATTCCGCCCGGTCGGCCGGGACAATTATATTAAATATCCATGCGCTGCGAACGCCGCATCAAACGGTTATTAGTGAAACGTTTGCCACCGATCCCTATATCAAAGTTGAAGAGTTAACCTCCGTACATGGCGAAAACAGGCTGATGCGTTTTGAAATTGAAGAAGCCGGCACCATAAAAGTTAATTACCAGGCTACAATTGATAATTTGTGCGAGGTAAAGGATTTTACTGAGGTAACTGAGGTACCAGTGGCACATATGGATCATACTATTTTCCCTTATTTATATCCCAGCAGGTATTGCCAGTCGGATAAGTTATACCGCCTTGCCCACAACCTTTTCGGCCATATTTATAATCCGTTTGAAAAAGTGGCTACGCTCACCAACTGGATCCACAGGAATGTATTGTATTTAAGCGGGTCAACCAATTCGCAAACATCCGCATTTGATACCGTTACCGAACAAGCGGGTGTCTGCCGCGATTTCGCACACCTGGGCATTGCTTTATGCCGTGCTTTAACTATCCCCGCCCGTTATTTTACAGGGTATGCCTATCAATTAAAACCTGCTGATTTTCATGCCTGCTTTGAGGCCTATATCGGTAACGAATGGGTTTTGTTTGACGCCACCAGGCTGGTGCCGCTAAATGGCCTTTTAAAGATAGCCTCCGGCCGCGACGCGGCGGATACAGCTATCGCCAATATATTTGGCGATGTGCTTTTTACCTCCATGCTGGTAAGCTGCGAATTAGCCGAAGACGGCTTCACCCCTTTTTACTATGAAGATGGTCAGTTGAAGGGCTTGTCCTATTTATAA
- the tamL gene encoding translocation and assembly module lipoprotein TamL encodes MKAYTSPGSNRSAILSILLLFLVCGCSLTRRLQPGQALVRKITIKGIEKEFAVPATNYVDKEQQPNNWLNLQFYYLFSRHGKRDIGDPPAILDSNLVEFSRIQIERFIQNKGYLKAKVSDSIKIKDKKAELIFTAVEGPLFKIRKIQDSIADKNVRNLYRVNRPRFSHVQPGGRFDTDSLAYDRDEFYLIMKRNGYYDFYRQYINYTYDSTFRSSVVDIKMIIDNPAGKSAHPVFKINNTLIVVSNSEGRTPGKADTLKVDSQFKFVDYSHKFKPRVATDYIFQRKGQIYDIDRQTLTTSRLSELNVFRNVPNPTYTRLPDSTNRLDTRIDIVPLKQMSNRIEGEFLFNAGQYGFNLGNTFTDRDLFKNAAILQVKLNWSVLFDNSSSVSNPNGISNQDLTVGANVIYPRIISPFKRLPILGKYGVPHTTFSTNYQLFYEQGLVQRTSFINSITYDFAETAQKTHTVTPINIEFSKGIINPAAQAELALNKLYAYSYLIGRTIFTAGSQYTYQYNANKLNTYENFIYFRGSLDVGGNTLALLANVLNSPRDSTGERTIFGRTFAQYAKAETDLRVYHSFGGQKQLVFRLNPGIGIPYGNSRQLKFADTTFTDGLIFEKEFYAGGANDMRAWLPRTLGPGKFNRATFYGPSSGNPDALSKGDVLRGRLKYLDQFGEIKIISSLEYRYKLVDNFFGSVMKGALFMDAGNIWRLHAQTNAPDVEFRANNILPATALDIGTGLRFDLAFFVFRLDAAFKFKDPQFDGSEQWVLVNHFNELFHTGPFKAAYKINNTGDTYNFMQLNFGIGMPF; translated from the coding sequence TTGAAAGCATATACAAGCCCTGGTAGTAACCGTTCTGCAATATTAAGTATTCTTCTGCTCTTTCTGGTCTGCGGCTGTAGTTTAACCCGCAGGCTTCAGCCAGGGCAGGCACTGGTTCGTAAAATTACAATAAAAGGGATCGAAAAAGAATTCGCGGTACCGGCCACTAACTATGTGGATAAAGAGCAACAGCCGAATAACTGGCTCAACCTGCAGTTTTATTACCTTTTTAGCAGGCATGGAAAGCGGGACATCGGCGATCCCCCGGCAATTTTAGACAGTAACCTGGTTGAGTTTTCGCGGATACAAATTGAGCGTTTTATTCAAAACAAAGGGTATCTGAAAGCAAAAGTTAGCGACAGCATTAAAATAAAAGATAAAAAGGCCGAACTGATATTTACAGCGGTGGAAGGTCCGCTTTTTAAAATCCGTAAAATTCAGGACAGTATAGCCGACAAAAATGTAAGAAACTTATACCGGGTTAACCGGCCGCGGTTTTCGCACGTACAGCCGGGAGGACGTTTTGATACAGACAGTTTAGCCTATGACAGGGATGAGTTTTACCTGATCATGAAGCGTAATGGCTATTACGATTTTTACCGGCAGTATATTAATTATACCTATGACTCTACTTTCAGGAGCAGCGTAGTGGATATTAAGATGATCATTGATAATCCGGCGGGGAAATCTGCCCACCCGGTTTTCAAGATCAATAACACGCTTATCGTAGTATCAAATAGTGAAGGCCGCACACCGGGTAAAGCGGATACGCTAAAAGTAGATTCGCAGTTCAAATTTGTTGATTATTCGCACAAGTTTAAACCACGGGTGGCAACAGACTATATTTTTCAGCGTAAGGGGCAGATTTATGATATTGACCGGCAGACGCTCACCACCTCGAGACTTTCGGAGCTAAATGTATTTCGTAATGTGCCGAACCCTACTTATACCAGGCTGCCCGATAGCACCAATCGCCTTGACACCAGGATCGATATCGTTCCGTTAAAGCAAATGTCCAACAGGATTGAGGGTGAGTTTCTTTTTAATGCAGGGCAATACGGATTTAACCTGGGCAATACGTTTACAGACAGGGATTTATTTAAAAACGCAGCCATATTGCAGGTGAAATTAAACTGGAGCGTTTTGTTTGATAACAGCAGCAGTGTAAGCAATCCCAACGGTATATCAAACCAGGACCTTACCGTTGGTGCAAACGTAATTTATCCCCGCATTATTTCGCCATTTAAAAGACTGCCAATTTTGGGCAAATACGGTGTGCCGCATACCACTTTTTCAACCAATTACCAATTGTTTTATGAACAGGGCCTGGTACAGCGTACCAGTTTTATCAATTCAATTACCTATGATTTTGCAGAAACCGCTCAAAAAACACATACGGTTACGCCTATTAATATTGAATTTTCCAAAGGGATCATCAACCCCGCCGCACAGGCCGAATTAGCTTTAAATAAACTTTATGCATACAGTTATCTGATAGGCCGTACCATATTTACTGCAGGCAGTCAGTATACCTACCAATACAATGCGAATAAGTTAAATACTTACGAAAATTTTATTTATTTCAGGGGAAGCCTTGACGTGGGGGGGAATACCCTTGCGCTGCTCGCCAATGTGTTAAACTCGCCACGCGATTCGACAGGAGAGCGTACCATATTCGGGCGAACTTTTGCCCAATATGCTAAAGCCGAAACAGATTTGCGGGTATACCATAGTTTTGGGGGGCAAAAGCAACTGGTGTTCCGTTTAAACCCCGGTATTGGCATCCCTTATGGTAATAGCAGGCAGCTGAAATTTGCCGATACCACTTTTACTGACGGGTTGATCTTTGAAAAAGAGTTTTATGCAGGCGGCGCAAATGATATGCGGGCCTGGCTGCCGCGTACCTTAGGGCCGGGCAAGTTTAACCGGGCCACGTTTTATGGGCCTTCCAGCGGAAATCCTGATGCGCTTTCAAAAGGGGATGTGTTGCGCGGGCGGTTAAAATATCTTGACCAGTTTGGTGAAATAAAAATTATTTCGAGCCTGGAATACAGGTACAAGCTTGTTGATAATTTTTTTGGTTCGGTGATGAAAGGGGCTTTATTTATGGATGCCGGCAATATCTGGCGTCTTCATGCGCAAACAAATGCTCCTGATGTTGAATTCAGGGCGAATAATATTTTACCTGCTACTGCTTTGGATATCGGTACGGGTTTAAGGTTCGATCTGGCGTTCTTTGTGTTCAGGCTCGATGCAGCATTTAAATTTAAGGACCCCCAATTTGACGGATCAGAGCAATGGGTACTTGTCAATCATTTCAACGAACTGTTTCATACAGGGCCGTTTAAAGCCGCTTACAAGATAAACAACACCGGCGATACCTATAACTTTATGCAACTTAATTTTGGCATCGGAATGCCTTTTTGA
- a CDS encoding TrmH family RNA methyltransferase: protein MLSKSQISLLRSLQSKKDRLEHGLFMVEGYKSVLEFINSSYQVDAIYHTASFDPKMLKLSRNINLCEISVTDMEKISSLKTPQEISATVRIPSWPVLNNAKLQKKFTIVLDGIQDPGNMGTIIRTADWFGIAQIICSADTVDVYNAKVVQASMGSLSRINVYYADLASVLPNLGLPVFGAMLNGENIYKTNFGQQGLIVMGNEGSGIRPEIARLVTAAVTIPRKGEAESLNVAIATALFCSEISRNSQNKVGGQ, encoded by the coding sequence ATGCTTTCAAAATCTCAAATCAGTTTACTAAGGTCCCTCCAATCAAAAAAAGATCGTTTGGAACACGGTTTGTTTATGGTTGAAGGCTATAAATCAGTGCTTGAATTTATTAATTCTTCATACCAGGTTGATGCCATTTACCATACGGCCTCTTTCGACCCAAAAATGCTGAAATTATCCCGAAATATAAACTTATGTGAAATTTCCGTTACAGATATGGAAAAGATCAGCAGTTTAAAAACTCCACAGGAAATTAGCGCAACAGTAAGGATCCCTTCCTGGCCTGTACTCAATAACGCAAAGCTTCAAAAAAAGTTCACAATAGTTTTAGATGGTATACAAGACCCGGGCAATATGGGCACCATCATCCGTACTGCCGATTGGTTTGGCATCGCACAAATCATTTGTTCAGCCGATACAGTTGATGTGTATAACGCAAAAGTAGTACAGGCAAGCATGGGTTCTTTATCGCGGATCAATGTTTACTATGCCGACCTCGCTTCAGTTTTACCCAACCTTGGCCTGCCCGTATTTGGCGCTATGCTGAACGGGGAGAACATTTATAAAACTAATTTCGGGCAGCAAGGCCTGATTGTTATGGGAAATGAGGGGAGTGGAATACGCCCGGAAATTGCCCGCCTAGTTACAGCAGCGGTAACCATTCCGCGTAAGGGCGAGGCGGAATCGCTGAACGTTGCCATTGCAACCGCACTTTTTTGTTCGGAAATTAGCAGAAATTCACAGAATAAAGTTGGCGGTCAATAA
- a CDS encoding spore protein: MGVTRLKRKDRKNKTTSRLEVQFLKLATNLELGSRSAEPKNSQIAKNNAALLKAAAAK; the protein is encoded by the coding sequence ATGGGCGTTACCCGTTTAAAAAGAAAAGACAGAAAAAATAAAACTACTTCAAGGTTAGAAGTACAATTTTTAAAACTGGCCACCAACCTTGAGCTTGGAAGCCGTTCTGCTGAGCCAAAAAATAGCCAGATCGCAAAAAACAATGCTGCTTTATTAAAAGCTGCTGCTGCTAAGTAA
- a CDS encoding ISAon1 family transposase: protein MDNNPISCHLLGRLYTVDGKQLQQQYKDFLSDFHSWGQKDHADEWMLFEDNIGPSLSIDETALSNGELYTIVTNKEAKGGKKAIVAMLKGTQAEQIIAVLERIPVRKRNRVKEVTMDMAANMIKAVRRCFNNAIRVIDRFHVQKLAYDAVQEARIKYRWEALDAESQSIEEARKNKQSFQPEVFSNGDTLKQLLARSRYLLFKHESKWTASQKERADLLFPRYPELLKAYNLAIRLGKIFTICKSKQVAFKRLAIWYNDVEAAGIDAFKTVARSVHQHYESILNFFDNRSTNASAESFNAKVKAFRATSRGVRDTTFFLFRLAKIYA from the coding sequence TTGGATAATAACCCGATCAGCTGCCATTTATTAGGCCGTTTATATACAGTTGACGGCAAACAGTTGCAGCAGCAATACAAAGATTTCCTGAGTGACTTCCATAGCTGGGGGCAGAAAGACCATGCGGATGAATGGATGTTGTTTGAAGATAACATCGGTCCCTCGCTTAGTATAGATGAAACAGCCCTTAGCAATGGTGAGCTATATACCATTGTAACCAATAAGGAAGCTAAAGGTGGTAAAAAAGCTATTGTAGCGATGCTGAAAGGTACACAGGCAGAGCAGATCATAGCTGTATTGGAACGCATACCTGTCCGAAAAAGAAACCGGGTAAAAGAGGTGACAATGGACATGGCGGCAAATATGATCAAAGCTGTCAGGAGATGCTTTAATAACGCCATCCGTGTAATTGACCGTTTCCATGTACAAAAATTAGCCTATGATGCTGTACAGGAAGCAAGAATAAAATACCGCTGGGAAGCCCTTGACGCAGAAAGCCAGTCGATTGAGGAAGCCCGGAAAAACAAACAATCCTTTCAGCCCGAAGTATTCAGCAATGGAGATACGTTAAAGCAATTACTGGCCCGAAGCCGGTATCTGTTATTCAAACATGAGTCTAAATGGACTGCTTCTCAAAAGGAAAGGGCCGATTTGCTTTTTCCACGGTATCCGGAACTGTTGAAAGCTTATAACCTTGCTATCAGACTGGGTAAAATATTTACGATCTGCAAAAGTAAGCAGGTCGCCTTTAAAAGGCTGGCAATCTGGTATAACGATGTGGAGGCTGCAGGTATTGATGCCTTTAAAACGGTAGCGAGATCCGTTCATCAGCATTATGAATCCATCTTAAACTTCTTCGATAACAGAAGTACAAATGCTTCTGCCGAATCCTTCAATGCAAAAGTCAAAGCTTTCAGGGCTACTTCAAGGGGCGTAAGAGATACTACTTTCTTTCTGTTTAGACTCGCTAAAATATATGCCTAA
- a CDS encoding ISAon1 family transposase N-terminal region protein translates to MSTAYETLVRLILPEGLLEYFELNDVRSSDSGQLNIYLEEKNLPPAGYEKSQLESKGFLPEVSIQDFPIRGHKVALCIKRRRWEVKASGEIITRDWNLVRKGARMTTEFGTFLKGIFG, encoded by the coding sequence TTGTCAACTGCATACGAAACGCTAGTCCGTCTGATTCTTCCCGAAGGGCTTTTAGAATACTTTGAACTTAATGATGTCCGTTCATCAGATAGCGGACAATTGAATATATACCTGGAAGAAAAGAACCTTCCGCCAGCGGGTTACGAAAAATCGCAATTGGAATCAAAAGGTTTTTTGCCTGAAGTGAGCATTCAGGACTTTCCTATCCGCGGGCATAAAGTAGCGCTATGCATTAAAAGGCGGAGGTGGGAAGTAAAAGCAAGCGGTGAGATTATTACAAGAGACTGGAATTTAGTAAGAAAAGGGGCGCGAATGACAACGGAATTCGGCACTTTTTTAAAAGGTATATTTGGATAA
- a CDS encoding quinone-dependent dihydroorotate dehydrogenase, which produces MYFLLKPILFKFDPEQVHHLVTAGLRRFNRFPGGAAVSRALWHMKDPRLEKKVFGLTFENPIGLAAGFDKNGEFIGEMANLGFGYIEVGTVTPLPQPGNPQPRMFRLPPDGGLINRMGFNNLGVDVVAERIAAFRRNAKSYQKGIIIGGNIGKNKVTPNEDAVSDYIKCFDRLFDVVDYFVVNVSSPNTPGLRALQEKEPLMELLDTLQKRNLKNGISRPILLKIAPDLTNEQLDDIVEIVQKTGIAGVIATNTTISREGLTIEGDVKNETGGLSGKPLTQRATEVIRYLHEKSKGAFPIIGVGGIHSPEDALEKIRAGASLIQLYTGFIYEGPGLIKRINKRLLDN; this is translated from the coding sequence ATGTATTTTTTGCTAAAACCCATACTTTTTAAGTTCGACCCAGAGCAGGTGCATCACCTGGTAACGGCGGGTCTCAGGCGCTTTAACCGTTTTCCGGGAGGTGCGGCAGTTAGCCGGGCCTTATGGCACATGAAGGACCCTCGGTTGGAAAAAAAGGTATTTGGTTTGACGTTTGAAAACCCGATCGGCCTGGCTGCCGGGTTTGATAAGAATGGTGAGTTTATTGGCGAAATGGCTAACCTTGGCTTCGGTTATATTGAGGTAGGTACGGTAACGCCATTGCCGCAGCCCGGCAACCCGCAGCCACGGATGTTCAGGCTTCCCCCGGATGGCGGACTGATCAACCGGATGGGCTTTAATAATTTAGGGGTTGATGTGGTTGCCGAACGTATTGCAGCTTTCAGGCGGAATGCTAAAAGCTATCAAAAAGGCATCATTATTGGGGGCAATATTGGTAAAAATAAGGTAACGCCTAACGAAGATGCAGTAAGCGATTATATCAAATGTTTTGACCGCCTGTTTGATGTGGTTGATTATTTTGTGGTGAATGTAAGCTCTCCGAATACACCGGGCCTGCGCGCTTTGCAGGAAAAAGAGCCTTTGATGGAGCTTTTGGATACCCTGCAAAAGCGAAATTTAAAAAATGGTATCAGCAGGCCCATCCTGCTAAAAATTGCGCCGGACCTTACCAACGAACAACTGGATGACATTGTTGAAATTGTTCAAAAAACAGGGATAGCGGGGGTTATCGCTACCAATACCACCATTAGCCGGGAAGGGTTGACAATAGAAGGCGACGTAAAAAATGAAACCGGAGGTTTAAGCGGCAAACCATTAACACAACGGGCGACGGAAGTGATCCGCTACCTGCACGAAAAATCAAAAGGGGCATTCCCGATCATCGGCGTGGGAGGGATCCACTCCCCGGAGGACGCTTTAGAAAAAATCAGGGCCGGCGCCTCGCTTATTCAATTGTATACCGGCTTTATTTATGAAGGCCCGGGATTGATTAAGAGGATCAATAAGAGGCTACTGGATAACTGA